The genomic stretch GCGATTGAGGTTGTTGTACTTGGACACGCCGGTGGAACGCGCGCGGTGGTTCACCGGCACGCTCACCGTCTTGTAGCCGGCGCGTTGCATCAGCGCGGGCAGGTAACGATGCATGTGGTTGAAGTGCGGCAGTTCGAGGAACGCGGCGCGTTCGAACAGCTTGATGCCGCATCCGGTGTCGGGCGTGTCGTCGCGCAGCATGCGCGCGCGGATCGCGTTCGCCCACTTCGATGCCCAGCGCTTGGAGCCGCTGTCGCGCCGGTTGACGCGCCAGCCGGCGAACATCTTCACGTCGGGCGCGGAGGTGCCGCGCATGGCGATGAGTTTCGGGATGTCCGCCGGATCGTTCTGTCCGTCGCCGTCGAGCGTCGCGATCCACTCGCCGCGTGCGGCTTTCACGCCGTTGCGGATCGCCGTGCTCTGCCCGCTCTGCGTCACGTGGTGGATCACGCGCAGTTCCGGCACCTCGGCCTTCAGCGCCTGCAGCACCGCGAGCGTGTCGTCGCGCGAGTGGTCATCGACGTAGACGATCTCGAAATCGCCGCCGTCGCGCGGCTCGCGTCCGCGCAGCGCGGCGGTGATTTCGTGCACCAGCGGCGCGACGTTGTCGCGCTCGTTGAACACCGGTACGACGACCGAAAGGTGCGGGGACGTGCTCATGGCGTCAGGCGTTCTCGCCGAAGTAGTCGCGGCACCACGCCACGACCTGGGGCAGGCCGGTCTCGATGGACGTCGCCGGTTCGAAGCCGAACGCATCGTGCGCGCGCTGCGTGTCGGCCATGGTTTCGATCATGTCGCCGGGCTGCATCGGCTTGTACACCTTCTGGGCCGGCTGTCCGGCGGCCTCTTCGATGACCGCGATGAAGCGCTCGAGTTCCACCGGCGTGTGGTTGCCGAGATTGAAGACCCGATGCGGCACCTCGCCTTCCGGCGGGTTGTCCAGCGCGCCGAGCACGCCGGCCACGATGTCGTCGACGAAGGTGAAATCGCGCCGCATCTTCCCGTGGTTGAACACGTCGATCGGCCGGCCGGCGAGCACCGCGCGCGAGAACAGCAGCGGCGCCATGTCCGGGCGGCCCCACGGGCCGTACACGGTGAAGAACCGCAGGCCCGTCGAACGCAGGCCATAGAGGTGCGCGTAGGTATGCGCCATCAGCTCGTTCGCGGCCTTGGTCGCGGCGTAGAGCGAGCGCGGCTGGTCGATGCGCTGGTCCTCGGAGAACGGCGGCGTCGCCGAGTCGCCGTACACCGACGACGAACTCGCATACGCCAGGTGTTGCACGCCCCGATGGCGGCACAGCTCCAGCATGTTGACGAAGCCGACCAGATTGCTGTCGACGTACGCGTGCGGGTTGGTCAGCGAGTAACGCACGCCGGCCTGCGCGGCGAGATGGATGACATGCGTCGGCGCGATCTCGTCGAAGTGCGCCGCGAGGCCGTCGCGATCGGTCAGGTCGAGCGCGCGGATGTCGACATCCGGGCACAGCGCGGCGACGCGGTCGCGCTTGAGCTGCGGGTCGTAGTAATCGTTGAAGTTGTCCAGCCCGACGACGCGGGCGCCGCGCGCCTTCAATGCGCGGCAGGTGTAGGCGCCGATGAAGCCGGCCGCGCCGGTGACGAGGATGGTGCCGGGGGAGGTGTCAGCCATCGGAACTCGCGTGGTGGTGGGAATCAGTCGGGTTCGGCGTTGAAGTCGAAGCCCAGTGTCAGTTTGAGGTCCGCAAGGCCCGCGCCGAGCGAGGGATCCAGTTCGAAGCCGAACCCGCTCTCGCCGCTCAGGTCGATCGACAGCCCGCACCGTCCGCCGCGGATGTAGAACGTGTGCAGCGTGTCGCGATGCATCGCCAGTCGCTGCTGGATCCCGCGCAGGAAGTCCTGCAGATCCTCATCCGACCAGTTTCGCGATCCGCGTGTCAGATTCGTGTAGGCGTAGCTTTCGCGGTACACGCCGTCCAGCGGGATGCCGGCCGGCGAGGTCCGCCGGTCGCCCGCACGCCAGGTGCGTTCGGGCAGCAATCCGAGCTGGTCGAACAACGGTCGCAGGTCGTCGCGCGGGTGCATCGCGCGCAGCGCCACACGGTAGCGGTACGGGTTCATGCGCCGACCTTACGCAGGTTCTGTTACTCGGTAACGGTACCGCGCAGCTTTTCCAGCACGCCGTCGAGCGAATCCAGGTCGGAGTAGTGGATCACCAGCCGACCCTTGCCGCCGCGGCCGTGCAGCACGTTGACCTTGGTGTTGAGCGACTCCGACAGCTCGCGCTCCAGCGCGACGATGTCCGCCTGCGGCTTGGCCTTGGCGGCCTTGGGCTTGGCGGAACTGCTGGTCGGGATCTGCCCGGCGGCCAGCTGCTGCACGCGGTGTTCGACCTCGCGCACCGACCAGCCGTGTTCGGCCGCCTGTCGCGCCAGCGCGATCGCCGCCTGCGGCGTCAGCGCGAGCAGGGCGCGGGCGTGGCCCATTTCCAGCGCGTGCGTTTCCAGCAGCACGCGGATTTCCGGCGGCAGTTCCAGCAGGCGCAGCAGGTTCGACACCGCGGCGCGCGAACGGCCGACGGCCTCGGCGGCCTGCGCGTGGGTCAGGTCGAATTCGTCGATGAGCCGCTGCAGCGCGTTGGCTTCTTCCAGCGGATTGAGGTCTTCGCGCTGGATGTTCTCGATCAGCGCCATCGCCACGACCGTGCGGTCGTCGACTTCGCGGATGACGACCGGGATCTGGCTCAGCCCCGCCAGTTGCGAGGCGCGCCAGCGACGTTCGCCCGCGATGATCTCGTAGCGCTTGCCGCCCAGATCGCGCACGACGATGGGCTGGATCACGCCCTGCGCCTTGATCGACTCGGCCAGCTCCTCGAGCTTTTCCTGGTCCCAGTGCTTTCGCGGCTGGTACTTGCCGGGCGTCAGCGCGTCCACCGGCAGATGGCGCAGCACGTCGCCTTCGACCGCTTCCAGGACCGGCGCCTCGGCGGCGGCCTTGGGTCCCAGCAGGGCTTCGAGGCCGCGGCCCAGGCCGCGCTTCTTGGCTACGCTCATGCCGTGGTCTCCTTCGGTTGCGGAGCGCGCGCCTTCGCCTGGTCGCGCTCGCGCTGGCGGCGCAGCACTTCGCCCGCCAGCCCCATGTAGGCGATGCCGCCGCGGCTGGCACGGTCGTAGCCGACGATGCTCTGGCCGTGGCTGGGCGCCTCGGCCAGGCGGACGTTGCGCGGCACGATCGTGCGGAACACGCGGTCGCCGAAATGGTTGATCAGTTCCGCCGACACGGCGTTGGCCAGGTTGTTGCGCACGTCGAACATGGTGCGCAGCACGCCCTCGACTTCCAGCGTCGGGTTGAGGTTCGCCTTGAGCGCCTCGATGGTGTCGATCAGCGCGCTGATGCCTTCCAGCGCGTAGTACTCGCACTGCATCGGCACGACGATCGAGTCGGCCGCGGTCAGCGCGTTGAGCGTGAGCAGCGACAGCGCCGGCGGGCAGTCGATGAGGATGAAATCGTAATTCTCGCGCAGCGGCGCGAGCGCGGCCTTCAGGCGTTGCTCGCGGTTGGCCTCGCCCATCAGGGTGATCTCGGCCGCGGTCAGCTCGATGTTCGCCGGCAGCAGGTCGAAGTCTTCGGCCGTGCGCTTCACGATCGATGCCACGTCGGCCTCGCCCAGCAGGACGTCGCAGATCGTCGTGTCGATCTCGCGCTTGTCCAGGCCGCTGCCCATCGTCGCGTTGCCCTGCGGGTCCAGGTCGACCAGCAGCACGCGCTTGGGCGTCCGCGCGAGCGCGGCGGCCAGGTTGACGGCGGTGGTGGTCTTGCCGACTCCGCCTTTCTGGTTGGCGACGGCGATGATGCGGGCCATGCGGCTCGTCCTGGTCTTGGTAACGGAGATAGGCCGGCGTGGGGCCGGACCGGGGATTATGCCCGGATGGGAAGGCGCGTGCCCCCTCGCCGGTAGCTGTATGGGCCATCGGCGCGGGTCGGTCGGCGCGGGCTGCGCCGGATCAAGCACTTGCGGCGCTTTGCGCGGACGGGCGGTTGCCGTCCCGTCTACGCCGTTGCGCGGGCGGTCACGATCGGGCGATCGGCGCCGCTCACGCCCGGGCGATCACGACCATGTGCCGCTCGGCGTCGAGCCCCGGCACGCGCATCGGCTGCGAGGCCTCGACGGTCCACCCGGCCGGCAGCGCGGCGATCTCGTCGGCGGGATGCACGCCCTTCATCGCGAGCAGGCGGCCCTCGGGCTTGAGCAGGTGGCCGCCCAGTTCGAGGATCAGCGGCAGCGTCGCGAGCGCGCGCGCGGTGATCGCGTCGTACGCGCCGGGCTCGTCCACCGCCTCGATGCGCGACTCGGCCACGCGCGCGTCCTTCAGGCCGAGCTGGCGGATCGCCTCGCGCATGAAGCGCGCCTTCTTGCCGTTGCTTTCCACCAGCGTGACCTTCAGGCCCGGCTTCACGATCGACAGCGGAATGCCCGGCAGCCCCGGCCCCGTGCCGAGGTCGGCCAGCGCGCCGCCGCGTGCGGCCAGGTCGTCCACGAACGGATGCATCGCCAGCGAATCGAGCAGGTGCTTGACCACCATCTCGTGCGGATCGCGCACGGCGGTGAGGTTGTAGGTCTTGTTCCAGCGCACCAGCAGGGCGAGGTAGTCCAGCAGCTTGGGCGCGACGGAAGCGGGGTCCAGGCCGAGGGCGGTCAGGCCGTCGTCCAGCGTGCGGCGCAGCGTGGCGTCGAAGGGGGCGGGGGTGGTCATGGAGCCGGGATTCGGATTCGGGATCGGAGATTCGTAGGGCGCGCACAGGTTACCGTGAGGCGAAAGCGGCTCTTACGAATCCCGCCCGACCATTCCCGCATTCCGGCTTCGCCACGCCAGCGCCCCGAGGTACTCCGGCGCCGGCCGCAGCTCCTGCAGCGACCAGTCGTCGGCCTGGCCGAGTTCCGGATCGCATTCGACCAGGCGCAAGCCGTCCGGGCTTTCGGCGAAGCGCAGGCGGTGCAGCCCGAACGAAATGCCATGGCCGTGCGCCTTCAGGACGGCCTCCTTCGCGCACCACAGGCGCAGGAAGCCGTGGTCGCGCACCGCCGCCGACGGCGCGGCGTGGAGCCAGGCGAGCTCCGGCGCGGTGAAGAAGCGCTGGGCGAGATCGAGCGCGCGGCCCCGCGGGCGCACGCGTTCCAGGTCGATGCCGATGCGCACCTCGCGGCCCAGCGCGATCAGCAGGCCGTCGCCGCTGTGGCTCCAGTTGCAGTCCCAGCCGGCGAAATCGCCGTCCAGCCGCGGGCGGCCGCGGGCGTCGCGGGTCAGCGGCAGCGTCCCGACCTCCGTGCCCAGTTCCGCCGCCAGCCACTGCCGCGCCAGCGGTTCGGCAGGCATGCGCGGCGCGTGCGGGCGCCAGGCCCAGCGCACCGGGGCCGGGTCGGCGATTGGGGGAGCGGACAGGGACATGAACCACGACTGGGAGCAGCGACGGCGGCCAGCGTAAAGTAAGGGCAGGGGAAGCGGCGTCGCCGCAGCAATCACGTGCCATCCATGTCCGCGGTCGTCGAAGCCACCAGTCCCGTCCCGTCCTCGCCCGTGCCGCTGATGCACGGTACCGGCGCGCTCGCCATCGCCTTCGACGAAGGCGGTCACGCGATCGACCGCGCGTTGTTCGCGCGGCACGTGCGCGCGCTGGCCGCGACGCTGCCCGCCGCGCGATTCGCGCTGAACCTGTGCGAGGACCGCTACCGCTACCTCGTCGCCTTCTGCGCCGCCGCGGTGCGCGGACAGACCACGCTGATGCCGCCCTCGCGCGCGCCCGGCGTGGTGGAGCAGGTGCAGGCACAGCATCCCGACAGCTATTGCCTGACCGACGTCGACCTCTCGCCCGCGCCGCCGCATTGCGTGCGCATGCCCGACACCCTGGCCGAACTCGACGGCGAACCGCTGTTCGTCGACGCCCACGCGCGCGTGGCCATCGGCTTCACCTCCGGCAGCACCGGCCAGCCGCGTGCGTACAGCAAGACGTGGATCAGCTTCCGCACGAGCACCGCGCAGAACCTCGCCGCGCTCGACGGCCTGCTTCGCGACGACCTCACCCACGTCATCGCCACCGTGCCGCCGCAGCACATGTACGGCATGGAGATGTCGGTGCTGATGCCGCTGCTGGGGCCGGTCGCGGTGCACGCGGCGCGGCCGCTGTTCCCCGCCGACGTGGCGCGCGCGCTGCACGATTCCCCGACGCCGCCGTTGCTGGTCACCACGCCGGTGCACCTGCGCGCGCTGGTGGCTTCCGGACTCGATCTGCCGCCGCTGGCGGGCATCGTCTCGGCGACCGCGCCGATGCCGCCGGAACTGGCCGCGCAGGCCGAAGCGCGCTTCGGCTGCGAGGTGCGCGAGGTGTTCGGTTCGACCGAAACCTGCGTGTTCGCGCGCCGCCGCACCGCGCGCGATGCCGCGTGGACACCACTGCCCGGCGTGCGCCTGGCGCCGCAACCCGACGGGACCGCGGTGCACGCGGCGCACCTGGCCGAAGCCATCGTGCTCGCCGATCTGATGGAAGTGCATGCCGACGGCCGCTTCGAACTGCGCGGCCGCAACGCCGACCTGCTCGACATCGCCGGAAAGCGCGCTTCGCTGGGCGATCTCACGCGCAAGCTGCTCGCGGTACCGGGCGTCGAGGACGGCGTGATGTTCCAGCTCGATGCCGAAGACGCCATCGGCGTCCGCCGCATCGCCGCGCTCGTGGTCGCCCCGGGCGTGGACGAGCACGACATCCTCCATGCGCTGCGCCAGCAGCTCGATCCGGTGTTCCTTCCGCGCCCGCTGCGCCGCGTGGAGGCACTCCCGCGCAACGAAACCGGCAAGCTGCCGCGGCACGCGCTGGAGGCGCTGCTGCATGCGCATGAGCCGCGTGCGGTAGAGGGCGTAGGGGCCGGTTGAGCCGCGCTTTATGGCGTCATCCCGGCGAAGGCCAGGACGCAGGCCCTCAGACCTTTCGAGGGCCGAGCACGTCAAGCAATCTCACCGTCATTCCAGCGAAAGCTGGAACCCATGTTGATCTCTTCATCGGACCCGCGCCGCGCTCAAGAGCAAGTGGGTTCCAGCTTTCGCTGGAATGACGAGATGGATCGGATGACGGGATGGATCGATGTCGGGATGAATTGGATGACGTAACAGCCTGGATCCCGGCCTTCGCCGGGATGACGGGTAGGCATTCCGCTGCGACTGGAGTGCCGGCGCCATCAGCGGGATCTGGCCTTCGCCGGAATGACGGCTTCAAGCCCCTCTCCCACCGGGAGAGGGGTTGGGGTGAGGGGCAACGGAGGGGTGGCGTTGAACCGGCTTGGCAGTGCAACGCTGCGGTGTTGCTTCTTCGCGGTCCGAGCGGACGCGAAAATCAAAATGGGTTCCAGCTTCGCTGGAATGACGGCAAAGCAATCTTGGTGATCAGGCGGCTTGGGCGACCAGCGTTCGGCGCGCCTCAGGGGCCTGGGTCCCGGCCTTCGCCGGGATGACGGTGTTGGGGGGAGCGCCGCGTGCCGGTGAACTGCGCGGCATCGCGAACACCGGGTGCGCTTCGCTTACCCGGGCTATAACCGCGTAGCTACGTCCACTATCGACAGGGCGCGGCGTCGGCGATGAATGACGCCGTCAGCCCAACTCCACCCACGCCGGCGCGTGATCGCTCGGCCGGTCCCACGTGCGCGGTTCGCGATCGATGTCCGAAGCCACGGCGTGCGGGCGCAACGCCTCGGACACCAGCGTCAGGTCGATGCGCAGGCCGAGGTTGCGGCGGAAGCCGCCCATCCGGTAATCCCACCAGCTGAACTGCGTCGCGTCCGGGTTGAGCGCGCGATACGAGTCGTGCAGTCCCAGCGCGTACAGGCGCTCCAGCGCGTCGCGTTCGGCCCGCGAAGTGAGGATATGGCCGTCGTTCCACACGGCCGGGTCGTGCACGTCGCGATCG from Lysobacter auxotrophicus encodes the following:
- a CDS encoding glycosyltransferase family 2 protein, producing MSTSPHLSVVVPVFNERDNVAPLVHEITAALRGREPRDGGDFEIVYVDDHSRDDTLAVLQALKAEVPELRVIHHVTQSGQSTAIRNGVKAARGEWIATLDGDGQNDPADIPKLIAMRGTSAPDVKMFAGWRVNRRDSGSKRWASKWANAIRARMLRDDTPDTGCGIKLFERAAFLELPHFNHMHRYLPALMQRAGYKTVSVPVNHRARSTGVSKYNNLNRALVGIADLRGVAWLIRRGKVTRTEEI
- a CDS encoding NAD-dependent epimerase/dehydratase family protein, whose translation is MADTSPGTILVTGAAGFIGAYTCRALKARGARVVGLDNFNDYYDPQLKRDRVAALCPDVDIRALDLTDRDGLAAHFDEIAPTHVIHLAAQAGVRYSLTNPHAYVDSNLVGFVNMLELCRHRGVQHLAYASSSSVYGDSATPPFSEDQRIDQPRSLYAATKAANELMAHTYAHLYGLRSTGLRFFTVYGPWGRPDMAPLLFSRAVLAGRPIDVFNHGKMRRDFTFVDDIVAGVLGALDNPPEGEVPHRVFNLGNHTPVELERFIAVIEEAAGQPAQKVYKPMQPGDMIETMADTQRAHDAFGFEPATSIETGLPQVVAWCRDYFGENA
- a CDS encoding ParB/RepB/Spo0J family partition protein, with amino-acid sequence MSVAKKRGLGRGLEALLGPKAAAEAPVLEAVEGDVLRHLPVDALTPGKYQPRKHWDQEKLEELAESIKAQGVIQPIVVRDLGGKRYEIIAGERRWRASQLAGLSQIPVVIREVDDRTVVAMALIENIQREDLNPLEEANALQRLIDEFDLTHAQAAEAVGRSRAAVSNLLRLLELPPEIRVLLETHALEMGHARALLALTPQAAIALARQAAEHGWSVREVEHRVQQLAAGQIPTSSSAKPKAAKAKPQADIVALERELSESLNTKVNVLHGRGGKGRLVIHYSDLDSLDGVLEKLRGTVTE
- a CDS encoding ParA family protein, producing MARIIAVANQKGGVGKTTTAVNLAAALARTPKRVLLVDLDPQGNATMGSGLDKREIDTTICDVLLGEADVASIVKRTAEDFDLLPANIELTAAEITLMGEANREQRLKAALAPLRENYDFILIDCPPALSLLTLNALTAADSIVVPMQCEYYALEGISALIDTIEALKANLNPTLEVEGVLRTMFDVRNNLANAVSAELINHFGDRVFRTIVPRNVRLAEAPSHGQSIVGYDRASRGGIAYMGLAGEVLRRQRERDQAKARAPQPKETTA
- the rsmG gene encoding 16S rRNA (guanine(527)-N(7))-methyltransferase RsmG, with the translated sequence MTTPAPFDATLRRTLDDGLTALGLDPASVAPKLLDYLALLVRWNKTYNLTAVRDPHEMVVKHLLDSLAMHPFVDDLAARGGALADLGTGPGLPGIPLSIVKPGLKVTLVESNGKKARFMREAIRQLGLKDARVAESRIEAVDEPGAYDAITARALATLPLILELGGHLLKPEGRLLAMKGVHPADEIAALPAGWTVEASQPMRVPGLDAERHMVVIARA
- a CDS encoding 4'-phosphopantetheinyl transferase family protein, which encodes MSLSAPPIADPAPVRWAWRPHAPRMPAEPLARQWLAAELGTEVGTLPLTRDARGRPRLDGDFAGWDCNWSHSGDGLLIALGREVRIGIDLERVRPRGRALDLAQRFFTAPELAWLHAAPSAAVRDHGFLRLWCAKEAVLKAHGHGISFGLHRLRFAESPDGLRLVECDPELGQADDWSLQELRPAPEYLGALAWRSRNAGMVGRDS
- a CDS encoding AMP-binding protein codes for the protein MHGTGALAIAFDEGGHAIDRALFARHVRALAATLPAARFALNLCEDRYRYLVAFCAAAVRGQTTLMPPSRAPGVVEQVQAQHPDSYCLTDVDLSPAPPHCVRMPDTLAELDGEPLFVDAHARVAIGFTSGSTGQPRAYSKTWISFRTSTAQNLAALDGLLRDDLTHVIATVPPQHMYGMEMSVLMPLLGPVAVHAARPLFPADVARALHDSPTPPLLVTTPVHLRALVASGLDLPPLAGIVSATAPMPPELAAQAEARFGCEVREVFGSTETCVFARRRTARDAAWTPLPGVRLAPQPDGTAVHAAHLAEAIVLADLMEVHADGRFELRGRNADLLDIAGKRASLGDLTRKLLAVPGVEDGVMFQLDAEDAIGVRRIAALVVAPGVDEHDILHALRQQLDPVFLPRPLRRVEALPRNETGKLPRHALEALLHAHEPRAVEGVGAG